The following coding sequences are from one Mycobacterium bourgelatii window:
- a CDS encoding PE family protein: protein MAFVVVAPELVAAAASDVAGIGSAVAAANAVAARSTTGLVSAAADEVSRAIAVMFSGHALGYQELAVQAAAVHQQFVQTLVAGGAGYATAEALNIGPLQPLLDLINAPTQQLLGRPLIGNGTDGAPGSGQAGGLGGLLFGNGGNGGSGAAGQPGGAGGDAGLLGSGGAGGAGGAGAAGGAGGTGGWLFGSGGAGGAGGASTTAGGTGGAGGVGGSAPLFGYGGTGGAGGMGGPKGGAGGDGGAGGNGGQLIGVGGIGGAGGAGSAGAAGGAGMDGAGGGAGGHGGAGGNAGVVGAGGVGGLGGAGGAGGDGGAGAGGQSGGDGGTGGAGGGGGRAGQAPLIGPSGAGGHGGAGGVGGAGGTGGNDTAALGAGNGGDGGAGGAGGLGGAAAGMAAVAGNGGAGGDGGVAGNGGVATNNGHNGGSGGRGGAGGSAGAGGNASDGAAVNGNGGVGGSGGAGGDGGHGANATGASAGGAGGHGGKGGNAGAGGAAGIGGVSGTAGAYGSGGNGGDGSHGGNGGTAAAGGAGVDGKAGPAGGAGGNGGAGGNSGPGGINGSGGNGGNGGLGGTGGAGGTAVMAGTDGGNGGMGGSGGNAGTAGIAGTGGTGGTAGTPGDGGDGGLGGNGGNGATGPAGGTGGGGGDGGEGGTGGSASAGGTNGSGGKGGNGGLGGNGGNGKAGTSSADGQDGGRGGDGGDAGKGGLAGGGAGGAGSVGKAGVGGNGGNGGHGGLGGNGIDNNDNNGGAGGNGTKGGSGGQGGVGGAANGGTAGSGGAGGNGANGGKGGRGANGANGVEGSSDGPPGGTGGTGGTGGAGGNAGAGGAKGSGEGGSAGNAGVAGHGGDGGNGGSGGNGAPGSWGITGDGYIGGAGGNGGNGGAGGLGGNGVAGVGGGNGGKGGNGGLAGAGGTGGTASVLGDGGRGGNGGVGGLGGHGGNGGFGGGKGGAGGAGGNGNTGGTGGEGGVVGRNGGVGGDGGAGGGGGNGGWGNGADGGAGGAAGNGGTGGTGGHATDVAPFSSGYDGGRGGTGGAGGTGGLGGGVSGKGLGGDGGAAGNGGTGGTGGLGGESQLLNSYNGNGGAGGNGGMGGTGGSATAPGGKAADGGKGGAGGTGGNGDTAYDPDYWGQGGFGGTGGTGGTGGKSADGDFGSFGSNGAVGSGPTGGGRNPNGGSGGSGGIGGAGAT from the coding sequence ATGGCGTTTGTTGTGGTTGCACCGGAGCTGGTGGCGGCTGCGGCTTCGGACGTGGCGGGGATCGGCTCGGCGGTTGCTGCGGCGAATGCGGTTGCGGCGCGGTCGACGACGGGGTTGGTCAGCGCGGCCGCCGATGAGGTGTCGCGAGCGATTGCCGTGATGTTTTCCGGGCATGCGCTGGGTTATCAGGAGTTGGCCGTGCAGGCCGCGGCGGTACATCAGCAGTTTGTGCAGACGTTGGTTGCCGGTGGGGCCGGTTATGCGACCGCGGAGGCGCTCAATATTGGCCCGTTGCAACCGCTTCTAGATCTGATCAACGCGCCCACCCAGCAGTTGTTGGGGCGTCCGCTGATCGGCAACGGCACCGACGGGGCGCCGGGCAGTGGGCAGGCCGGCGGGCTGGGTGGGCTGTTGTTCGGCAATGGCGGTAATGGTGGCTCGGGGGCGGCGGGGCAGCCCGGCGGTGCTGGTGGGGACGCGGGTCTGCTCGGTTCGGGCGGTGCCGGTGGAGCCGGGGGTGCCGGTGCGGCAGGCGGGGCCGGCGGAACCGGGGGCTGGCTGTTCGGTTCAGGTGGGGCAGGCGGGGCCGGTGGCGCCAGTACGACTGCGGGCGGTACCGGTGGGGCCGGCGGGGTCGGCGGGTCGGCTCCGTTGTTCGGTTACGGCGGCACCGGTGGGGCCGGCGGTATGGGTGGGCCCAAGGGTGGTGCGGGTGGCGACGGCGGGGCGGGCGGTAACGGCGGGCAGCTGATCGGGGTGGGCGGCATTGGTGGTGCCGGCGGGGCGGGCAGCGCCGGCGCTGCCGGCGGGGCTGGTATGGACGGTGCGGGCGGTGGGGCGGGCGGACACGGGGGTGCTGGCGGCAACGCCGGTGTGGTGGGGGCCGGCGGGGTCGGCGGTCTCGGCGGTGCTGGTGGGGCCGGCGGTGACGGCGGGGCCGGGGCCGGTGGCCAGTCCGGCGGTGACGGTGGGACCGGGGGTGCCGGCGGGGGCGGGGGTCGGGCCGGCCAAGCTCCGTTGATCGGACCGTCCGGCGCTGGTGGTCACGGTGGGGCCGGCGGCGTCGGTGGCGCCGGTGGGACCGGCGGCAACGACACCGCGGCTCTGGGGGCGGGCAATGGTGGTGACGGCGGGGCCGGCGGGGCCGGCGGCCTGGGTGGCGCGGCGGCCGGGATGGCGGCGGTCGCGGGCAACGGCGGCGCCGGTGGTGATGGCGGGGTAGCCGGCAACGGCGGGGTGGCAACCAACAACGGCCACAACGGCGGTAGCGGTGGTCGCGGCGGTGCCGGTGGGTCCGCCGGGGCGGGCGGCAACGCCAGCGATGGGGCTGCGGTCAATGGCAATGGGGGGGTGGGGGGCAGCGGCGGCGCGGGCGGTGATGGTGGTCATGGGGCCAACGCCACCGGTGCCTCGGCCGGCGGCGCCGGCGGCCATGGCGGCAAGGGCGGCAATGCCGGGGCCGGTGGGGCCGCCGGCATCGGCGGCGTCAGCGGAACCGCGGGTGCTTACGGCAGTGGCGGCAACGGCGGCGACGGCAGCCATGGCGGCAACGGTGGCACCGCGGCCGCTGGCGGGGCCGGGGTGGACGGCAAGGCTGGCCCTGCCGGCGGGGCCGGTGGCAACGGGGGGGCCGGGGGCAACAGCGGGCCCGGTGGCATCAACGGCAGCGGCGGCAATGGCGGCAACGGCGGGCTGGGTGGCACCGGCGGGGCCGGGGGTACGGCCGTCATGGCAGGCACCGACGGCGGCAACGGCGGCATGGGCGGGAGCGGCGGCAACGCCGGGACCGCAGGCATCGCCGGGACCGGAGGCACCGGGGGCACCGCCGGTACGCCGGGCGATGGCGGTGACGGCGGACTCGGGGGCAATGGCGGCAACGGAGCCACCGGACCCGCCGGCGGCACCGGTGGGGGCGGCGGGGACGGCGGCGAGGGCGGAACGGGCGGCTCGGCCAGCGCCGGTGGCACCAACGGCAGCGGTGGCAAAGGCGGCAACGGCGGACTCGGCGGCAATGGCGGCAACGGCAAGGCAGGAACGTCAAGCGCGGATGGCCAGGACGGCGGTAGGGGCGGCGACGGCGGTGACGCCGGGAAAGGGGGCCTGGCCGGTGGGGGCGCCGGTGGCGCGGGAAGCGTCGGCAAGGCGGGCGTCGGCGGGAACGGCGGTAACGGTGGCCACGGCGGATTGGGCGGCAACGGGATCGACAACAACGACAACAATGGCGGGGCCGGCGGCAACGGCACCAAAGGCGGCAGCGGCGGCCAGGGCGGCGTCGGCGGCGCGGCAAACGGCGGGACCGCCGGCAGCGGCGGCGCCGGGGGGAACGGCGCCAACGGCGGTAAGGGCGGCCGCGGCGCTAACGGCGCCAACGGCGTGGAGGGTAGCTCGGACGGCCCACCCGGCGGCACCGGCGGCACTGGCGGCACCGGCGGCGCCGGTGGCAACGCCGGTGCAGGCGGCGCGAAGGGCAGCGGCGAAGGCGGCAGTGCCGGCAACGCAGGCGTCGCGGGTCACGGCGGTGACGGCGGCAACGGCGGCAGCGGCGGCAACGGTGCCCCGGGTTCGTGGGGCATCACCGGAGACGGCTATATCGGCGGCGCCGGTGGCAACGGCGGCAACGGCGGTGCTGGGGGCCTGGGCGGCAACGGCGTTGCCGGCGTCGGCGGAGGCAACGGCGGCAAGGGCGGCAACGGCGGCCTCGCCGGCGCTGGAGGTACGGGCGGCACAGCGAGCGTCTTGGGCGACGGAGGGCGCGGCGGCAACGGCGGTGTCGGGGGTCTCGGCGGCCACGGCGGCAACGGCGGTTTCGGCGGCGGCAAAGGTGGCGCCGGAGGTGCCGGCGGCAATGGCAACACCGGCGGTACCGGCGGCGAAGGGGGCGTCGTCGGCCGGAATGGGGGGGTCGGCGGCGACGGCGGCGCCGGCGGCGGCGGTGGCAACGGCGGGTGGGGCAACGGCGCAGACGGCGGCGCCGGCGGCGCCGCCGGCAACGGCGGCACGGGAGGCACTGGCGGCCACGCCACCGACGTTGCCCCCTTCTCCTCTGGCTATGACGGCGGTAGGGGCGGGACCGGCGGCGCAGGAGGGACCGGCGGCCTGGGCGGCGGTGTCTCCGGCAAAGGTCTTGGCGGCGACGGCGGTGCTGCCGGCAACGGTGGTACCGGCGGTACCGGAGGTCTCGGCGGCGAGAGTCAACTTCTCAATAGCTACAACGGCAACGGGGGCGCCGGCGGCAATGGCGGGATGGGCGGCACCGGTGGGAGTGCCACTGCTCCGGGTGGGAAAGCCGCCGACGGCGGCAAGGGAGGCGCCGGCGGCACCGGCGGCAACGGCGACACGGCCTACGACCCCGACTACTGGGGTCAAGGTGGTTTTGGCGGCACCGGCGGCACCGGCGGCACCGGCGGTAAGTCCGCCGACGGGGACTTCGGCTCCTTCGGATCCAACGGTGCCGTTGGCAGCGGCCCGACCGGCGGCGGGCGCAACCCGAATGGCGGCAGCGGGGGCAGCGGCGGCATCGGCGGTGCCGGTGCCACTTAG
- a CDS encoding DUF5709 domain-containing protein, translating into MSGRNFGTVPSADEYSKPDDNQLQPEDTLIDRGVDDMLDEGYSPPERAYGPGAWAAETLDQHLAEEEPDPVSRLNHPLDEEELQRSDEAEREAEFPEWREVGGPRAGRLVAPDMGFGEDTEAELVADDVGISGGAASAEEAAVHIIDNGD; encoded by the coding sequence ATGAGCGGTCGGAATTTCGGCACGGTGCCGTCGGCGGACGAGTACAGCAAGCCGGACGATAATCAGCTGCAGCCCGAGGACACGCTGATCGATCGCGGTGTCGACGACATGCTCGACGAGGGGTATTCGCCGCCGGAGCGAGCGTACGGACCGGGCGCCTGGGCAGCTGAAACCCTCGATCAGCACCTTGCCGAGGAAGAGCCGGACCCGGTGTCGCGCCTCAATCACCCGCTCGACGAAGAAGAGCTACAACGTTCGGACGAGGCCGAACGCGAGGCCGAGTTTCCGGAGTGGCGTGAGGTCGGAGGGCCGCGGGCCGGCCGACTTGTCGCGCCGGACATGGGATTTGGCGAAGACACGGAGGCGGAGCTGGTGGCCGATGACGTGGGCATCAGCGGGGGAGCAGCCTCTGCCGAAGAGGCCGCCGTCCACATCATCGACAACGGCGACTAG
- a CDS encoding PE family protein, which yields MSPLIGYGGTGGAGGMGGPGGGAGGNGGAGGNGGQFIGVGGTGGAGGAGATGTAGGAGMDGVSGGAGGHGGAGGSAGVVGIGGVGGLGGAGGDGGAGGAGGNAQVGGDGGAGGAGGAGGRAGQAPLIGLGGDGGHGGAGGNGGAGGAGGNDTPSFAAANGGDGGAGGAGGVGGAAAGLTAAAGNGGAGGAGGVAGNGGVATNNGHNGGSGGRGGAGGAAGTGGNGSNWAINGNGGAGGSGAAGGDGGHGADATGTLAGGAGGHGGDGGNAGAGGNSGIGGVGGTAGAYGNGGNGGNGSYGGNGGIAAASAAGVDGVAGPAGGAGGNGGAGGNSGPGGINGSGGNSGNGGIGGTGGAGGSADDPGTKGGNGGMGGTGGNAGIAGIAGTGGAGGTDGISGNGGKGGLGGNGGNGAAGKDGTAMTTINGGTGGGGGNGGEGGTGGLAGIGGTNGSGGNGGNGGLGGVGGNGLSDGGTDGGPGGNGGTGGTGGDAGKAGLAGGGAGAAGTVGKAGIGGDGGTGGNGGSAGDGADNPNADGGPGGAGGAGGNGGRGGQGGAAHGGTAGNGGKGGNGANGGNGGQGGKGPTYESGTGPGANGGNGGDGGAGGAGGNAGQGGAPGLANAGGTAGTKGAGGIAGHGGHGGIGGDGGNGADSFWDFMGDSWSGGNGGNGGKGGTGGNGGNGIDGVGGGNAGNGGDGGNAGFGGTGGAPTFMHDGGPGGNGGNGGAGGNGGNGGLGGGKGGNAGDGGDGNKGGTGGSGNEAAGQDGGPGGKGGAGGAGGQGGDGYGAIAGNGGKGGNGGAGGAGGAGADSLVTDADDGGKGGDGGVGGKGGNGGTSFGATGTGSGIAGGGGDAGDGGNGGGGGAGGKGGESTVFNAGSGGAAGIGGNGGNGGHGGANGGRGGHGGDGGDGGNGGKGNGTSSHRGGHGGTGGNAGNGGNGGNGNGAIAGMGGNGGTGGSGGDGGNASWSGLVGVSYEGGSGAAGGNGGNGGDGGISPGFGEGHGGSGGDGGEGGSGGNGGDAGTAVNGGAGGNGASGGSGGNGGNAGFTGGAGGQGGSGADGGAGGHGGSGDGPGLNGWNGGNGGNAGNGGNAGNGGNGVGAAGGHAGFAGNGGNGGNGGFGNPDDGPPNNNDGGNGGNGGNGGNGGNGGTALGGGAGGTPTAGGTGGNGGTGGYGGTASPATMATADSAATAATAEPAAVERCPTSPAPKAATAAAVEVAATVIRRATPSTGATAVKAAAAATAVPAARAATGEPAL from the coding sequence GTGTCGCCGCTGATCGGCTACGGCGGCACCGGGGGTGCCGGCGGTATGGGCGGGCCCGGTGGTGGAGCGGGTGGCAACGGCGGTGCCGGCGGCAACGGCGGGCAATTCATCGGGGTGGGCGGCACGGGTGGTGCCGGCGGGGCGGGCGCCACCGGCACTGCCGGCGGGGCCGGCATGGACGGTGTGAGCGGTGGGGCGGGCGGCCACGGCGGGGCCGGCGGCAGCGCCGGCGTGGTGGGCATCGGCGGGGTCGGCGGGCTCGGCGGTGCCGGTGGGGACGGTGGTGCCGGCGGGGCCGGCGGCAATGCGCAGGTCGGCGGTGATGGTGGGGCCGGCGGTGCCGGCGGGGCCGGGGGTCGGGCAGGTCAAGCACCGCTGATCGGGCTGGGCGGCGATGGTGGCCATGGCGGGGCAGGCGGCAACGGCGGTGCCGGTGGGGCCGGCGGCAACGACACCCCGTCCTTTGCGGCCGCCAATGGCGGCGACGGCGGTGCCGGAGGGGCCGGTGGCGTGGGCGGGGCGGCCGCCGGGCTCACGGCGGCCGCGGGCAATGGCGGTGCCGGTGGTGCTGGTGGGGTGGCGGGCAACGGCGGTGTCGCGACCAACAATGGCCACAACGGCGGTAGTGGAGGTCGCGGCGGTGCCGGGGGGGCCGCCGGGACGGGCGGCAACGGCAGCAATTGGGCCATCAACGGCAACGGCGGGGCGGGCGGCAGCGGTGCGGCCGGCGGCGACGGTGGTCATGGCGCCGACGCCACCGGCACCCTGGCAGGCGGGGCCGGCGGCCATGGCGGTGACGGCGGCAATGCCGGGGCCGGCGGCAACAGCGGCATCGGTGGCGTCGGCGGGACGGCGGGTGCCTATGGCAACGGCGGCAACGGCGGTAACGGCAGCTACGGCGGTAACGGTGGCATTGCGGCCGCGAGCGCGGCTGGAGTGGACGGCGTCGCCGGGCCCGCCGGTGGGGCCGGTGGCAATGGCGGGGCCGGCGGCAACAGTGGGCCCGGTGGCATCAACGGCTCCGGCGGCAACAGTGGTAACGGCGGCATCGGGGGCACGGGCGGGGCCGGGGGGTCGGCTGATGACCCGGGCACCAAGGGTGGCAACGGCGGCATGGGCGGGACCGGCGGCAACGCCGGCATCGCAGGCATCGCCGGGACGGGAGGCGCCGGGGGCACCGACGGCATATCCGGCAATGGCGGCAAGGGCGGGTTGGGCGGCAACGGCGGCAACGGCGCCGCCGGAAAAGACGGCACCGCGATGACCACCATCAACGGCGGCACCGGCGGTGGCGGTGGGAACGGCGGCGAGGGCGGAACCGGGGGCTTGGCCGGCATCGGTGGCACCAACGGCAGCGGTGGTAACGGTGGCAACGGCGGACTCGGTGGAGTCGGTGGCAACGGCCTGTCCGACGGCGGTACTGATGGCGGCCCCGGCGGCAACGGCGGCACGGGTGGCACTGGCGGAGACGCCGGAAAAGCCGGCCTGGCCGGTGGGGGTGCTGGCGCCGCGGGAACCGTCGGCAAAGCGGGCATCGGTGGTGATGGCGGCACCGGCGGCAACGGCGGCTCCGCCGGCGACGGCGCCGACAACCCGAACGCAGACGGCGGACCCGGCGGCGCTGGCGGCGCCGGTGGCAACGGTGGGCGAGGCGGTCAGGGCGGCGCCGCCCACGGTGGAACCGCCGGCAACGGCGGCAAAGGCGGTAACGGCGCCAACGGCGGCAACGGCGGCCAAGGCGGCAAGGGGCCCACGTACGAGAGTGGCACCGGCCCTGGGGCCAACGGTGGGAACGGCGGAGACGGCGGAGCCGGAGGTGCCGGCGGTAACGCGGGCCAAGGTGGAGCTCCCGGCCTCGCCAACGCCGGTGGGACTGCGGGGACTAAGGGCGCAGGGGGCATCGCTGGTCACGGCGGCCATGGCGGCATCGGCGGCGACGGCGGTAACGGCGCAGATTCTTTTTGGGACTTCATGGGCGACAGCTGGTCCGGCGGCAACGGCGGCAACGGTGGTAAGGGCGGCACGGGCGGCAACGGCGGCAACGGAATCGACGGCGTCGGGGGCGGCAATGCCGGCAATGGGGGCGATGGCGGCAACGCTGGATTCGGTGGCACCGGCGGCGCACCCACTTTCATGCATGACGGAGGCCCCGGCGGCAACGGCGGCAACGGCGGCGCCGGCGGCAACGGCGGCAACGGCGGACTCGGCGGTGGTAAGGGCGGCAACGCAGGCGATGGCGGCGATGGCAACAAAGGCGGGACTGGTGGATCCGGCAATGAGGCCGCCGGCCAAGACGGAGGCCCCGGGGGCAAAGGTGGGGCCGGCGGCGCCGGCGGCCAGGGAGGCGACGGGTACGGCGCAATAGCAGGCAACGGCGGCAAGGGCGGCAACGGAGGCGCCGGGGGGGCCGGCGGTGCCGGCGCCGACTCATTGGTGACGGACGCGGACGACGGCGGAAAGGGGGGTGACGGCGGCGTCGGCGGCAAGGGCGGCAATGGAGGCACTTCGTTCGGTGCCACGGGAACGGGCAGTGGGATCGCCGGCGGCGGTGGAGACGCCGGCGACGGCGGTAACGGCGGCGGCGGCGGTGCTGGCGGCAAAGGCGGCGAAAGCACTGTTTTCAACGCAGGTAGCGGCGGGGCCGCCGGCATCGGCGGGAACGGTGGCAACGGTGGGCACGGCGGCGCGAACGGCGGCAGGGGTGGACACGGCGGTGACGGCGGTGACGGCGGCAACGGCGGCAAGGGCAACGGCACTAGCAGCCACCGTGGCGGCCATGGCGGCACCGGTGGCAACGCCGGTAATGGTGGCAACGGCGGCAACGGCAACGGCGCCATCGCCGGCATGGGCGGCAACGGGGGTACCGGCGGCAGCGGCGGCGACGGCGGCAATGCCTCGTGGTCCGGCCTGGTCGGCGTGTCCTATGAGGGCGGCAGCGGCGCTGCCGGCGGCAATGGCGGCAATGGCGGCGATGGCGGCATCTCCCCGGGCTTCGGCGAGGGCCATGGCGGCAGCGGCGGCGACGGTGGCGAGGGTGGTAGCGGCGGCAACGGCGGGGACGCCGGCACAGCAGTCAACGGTGGCGCCGGCGGCAACGGCGCCTCAGGCGGCAGCGGAGGCAACGGCGGTAACGCGGGCTTTACCGGCGGCGCCGGCGGCCAGGGCGGCAGTGGCGCCGATGGTGGTGCCGGTGGCCACGGCGGCAGCGGCGATGGCCCCGGCTTAAACGGCTGGAACGGTGGCAACGGTGGCAACGCCGGCAATGGTGGCAACGCCGGCAACGGCGGCAATGGCGTTGGCGCCGCCGGTGGCCACGCTGGCTTCGCCGGCAACGGGGGCAACGGGGGCAACGGCGGCTTCGGTAACCCGGATGACGGTCCGCCCAACAACAACGACGGCGGCAACGGTGGCAACGGCGGCAACGGCGGCAACGGCGGCAACGGCGGAACCGCCCTCGGCGGCGGCGCCGGCGGCACCCCTACGGCCGGTGGGACTGGTGGAAATGGCGGCACCGGCGGTTATGGCGGTACAGCCTCACCGGCGACAATGGCAACGGCGGACTCGGCGGCAACGGCGGCAACGGCGGAACCGGCGGCAGTGGAACGATGCCCAACGTCTCCGGCGCCAAAGGCGGCAACGGCGGCAGCGGTGGAAGTGGCGGCAACGGTAATACGAAGGGCGACTCCAAGTACTGGGGCGACGGCGGTAAAGGCGGCGGCGGCGGCGACGGCGGTACCGGCGGCAAGGGCGGCAACGGGGGAGCCGGCTTTGTAG
- a CDS encoding PE family protein, which yields MTFLLVSPELVAAAASDVAGIGLTVSAANSVAAQATTGLVSAAADEVSRAIAVLFSGHAVGYQELAVQAAAVHGQFVQALAAGGVGYATAEALNVGPLQPLLDLINAPTQQLLGRPLIGDGANAAPGSGQAGGLGGLLWGNGGHGGSGAAGQPGGRGGDAGLIGAGVLGAPGAPVRPAGPAGPEGGYTVPVGQAALVATVRRREVSVGPVGPAGCRR from the coding sequence ATGACTTTTCTGCTGGTTTCACCGGAGTTGGTGGCGGCTGCGGCTTCGGACGTGGCGGGTATCGGTTTGACAGTCTCTGCGGCGAATTCAGTTGCGGCGCAGGCGACGACGGGGTTGGTCAGCGCGGCCGCCGATGAGGTGTCGCGAGCGATTGCAGTGTTGTTCTCCGGGCATGCGGTCGGCTATCAGGAGTTGGCCGTGCAGGCCGCCGCGGTGCATGGGCAGTTCGTGCAGGCGTTGGCTGCCGGTGGGGTCGGTTATGCGACCGCGGAGGCGCTCAATGTCGGTCCGTTGCAGCCGCTTCTAGATCTGATCAATGCGCCCACCCAGCAGCTGCTGGGACGTCCGCTGATCGGTGATGGCGCCAACGCGGCGCCGGGTAGTGGTCAGGCCGGCGGGCTGGGTGGGTTGCTGTGGGGCAACGGGGGCCATGGCGGGTCGGGGGCGGCGGGGCAGCCTGGCGGTCGCGGTGGGGACGCGGGTCTGATTGGCGCGGGGGTGCTGGGGGCGCCGGGGGCGCCGGTGCGGCCGGCGGGGCCGGCGGGACCGGAGGGTGGCTATACGGTCCCGGTGGGGCAGGCGGCGCTGGTGGCAACAGTACGACGGCGGGAGGTATCGGTGGGGCCGGTGGGGCCGGCGGGGTGTCGCCGCTGA
- a CDS encoding PPE family protein, with amino-acid sequence MANFAVLPPEINSLRMFTGAGSAPMLSAAAAWDGLASELGIAASSFSAITSGIAGQAWQGPASATMVAAAAPYTAFLNAAAAQAAGASAQAKVVASVFEAARAATIHPLEVAANRHAFVQLVRSNFLGLNAQAIMACESLYEGMWAADVSAMAAYHSGASSAAANLISIPASLQQFLQSLPNLGVGNRGNGNLGSGNTGDGNVGFGNSGVGNSELVPPQSGNNNIGSGNNGSNNIGGGNHGSYNIGFGNFGNGNIGFGNSGPSDLFNPDLFSFHPSPGNNNVGMGNFGSNNFGLGNTADGNIGGGNTGNGNIGAGNAGHGNFGFGNTGNNNVGIGLSGDNQFGINLAGLLNSGSGNIGFGNSGTNNIGFFNSGTGNIGIFSSGVNDVFPGAINSVGIGNAGTGLLGFGNSGAGNVGFWNSGFLNTGLGNAGSMNTGGWNGENLNTGFGNSGEANTGFGNSGHINTGFWNSGYVNTGFGFATDNGYAGLGTTANSGLFNEGGGISGFGNKFSGGSFESGGSSGFFNKATGGSIISGAISGFFNTGVTGAIGAFPSGIFSGFISGFGNTGIGIPGFLSLAALAIHAN; translated from the coding sequence GTGGCGAATTTCGCGGTGCTGCCGCCGGAAATCAATTCATTGCGCATGTTCACCGGTGCCGGTTCGGCGCCCATGTTGAGCGCGGCCGCTGCTTGGGACGGCTTGGCTTCAGAGCTGGGGATTGCTGCGTCGTCGTTTTCGGCGATCACTTCGGGCATAGCGGGTCAGGCTTGGCAGGGTCCGGCTTCGGCCACGATGGTGGCCGCGGCAGCCCCGTATACGGCGTTCTTGAACGCTGCGGCGGCTCAAGCCGCGGGGGCGTCCGCCCAGGCCAAAGTGGTGGCTAGCGTGTTTGAGGCCGCGCGCGCCGCCACGATTCATCCATTGGAGGTGGCGGCCAACCGCCATGCGTTCGTCCAACTGGTGCGGTCAAACTTCTTGGGGCTCAACGCTCAAGCGATCATGGCGTGCGAGAGCCTGTACGAGGGGATGTGGGCCGCCGACGTCTCGGCGATGGCGGCTTATCACTCCGGGGCATCGTCGGCCGCGGCGAACCTGATTTCGATACCGGCCAGCCTGCAGCAGTTTTTGCAGAGCCTGCCGAATCTAGGGGTCGGCAACAGGGGCAACGGCAACCTTGGCAGCGGCAACACTGGCGACGGCAATGTCGGCTTCGGAAACAGCGGGGTGGGGAACAGCGAACTCGTCCCTCCACAGTCGGGCAACAACAACATCGGCTCGGGTAACAACGGCAGCAACAACATTGGCGGCGGAAACCACGGCAGTTACAACATTGGCTTCGGCAACTTCGGCAACGGGAACATCGGCTTCGGAAACAGTGGCCCCTCCGACCTTTTCAACCCAGACCTGTTCAGTTTTCACCCATCGCCGGGCAACAACAACGTGGGCATGGGCAACTTCGGCAGCAACAATTTTGGGCTCGGAAACACCGCTGACGGCAACATAGGTGGCGGGAACACCGGCAATGGAAACATCGGTGCGGGGAACGCCGGCCACGGAAACTTCGGCTTCGGAAACACGGGCAACAACAACGTTGGAATCGGGCTCAGCGGCGACAACCAGTTCGGTATCAACTTGGCCGGGCTGCTGAACTCGGGCAGCGGCAATATCGGGTTTGGCAATTCGGGCACCAACAACATCGGCTTCTTCAACTCCGGTACCGGCAACATCGGTATCTTCAGCTCGGGCGTCAATGACGTATTCCCTGGCGCCATCAACAGTGTCGGCATCGGCAACGCCGGCACCGGCCTCTTGGGTTTTGGGAACTCGGGTGCCGGAAACGTCGGCTTCTGGAACTCCGGCTTCCTGAACACCGGCCTCGGCAACGCGGGGTCGATGAATACCGGCGGTTGGAACGGGGAAAACCTCAACACCGGCTTCGGTAACTCGGGTGAGGCGAACACGGGCTTTGGCAACTCGGGCCACATCAACACGGGCTTCTGGAACTCAGGCTACGTAAACACCGGCTTCGGGTTTGCCACTGACAACGGTTACGCGGGGCTAGGCACGACCGCTAATTCGGGGTTGTTCAACGAAGGTGGCGGGATCTCGGGGTTCGGCAACAAGTTCAGCGGTGGTTCGTTCGAAAGTGGTGGTTCGTCTGGCTTCTTCAACAAGGCCACCGGAGGGTCGATCATCAGCGGCGCAATCTCGGGCTTCTTCAACACCGGTGTCACCGGCGCGATAGGCGCCTTCCCGAGCGGGATTTTCAGCGGCTTTATTTCAGGCTTTGGCAACACGGGGATTGGTATCCCCGGCTTCTTGAGCCTTGCTGCCCTGGCGATACATGCCAACTGA